A genomic segment from Lignipirellula cremea encodes:
- a CDS encoding bile acid:sodium symporter family protein, with product MLSRIVHAVHRRFIWLVVASYFVAALLPQFGLWIRTASLGFVPLTQGRLEASLPSIMLASLLFNAGLGVRLSDLKQLIHGPGPLLAGLVANLTLPVTYIFVVSQVMRLWHNSEEVQHILVGLALVASMPIAGSSTAWTQNANGNLALSLGLVLFSTILSPLATPLVLHAVGLMTTGDYSEDLHELASGGVGSFLGVWVILPSLAGIAARLLAGENRMAIIRPYLKLVNWAVLLLLNYSNASLSLPKAVAEPDFDYLAVMLVLALSLCAVAFTTGWGIARVLRTDRDQRVSMMFALGMNNNGAGLVLASIALADHPQVMLPIIFYNLVQHLVAASVDALMFRDVVQETD from the coding sequence TTGCTCTCTCGAATCGTCCACGCCGTGCATCGCCGGTTTATCTGGCTGGTGGTCGCCTCGTACTTTGTGGCGGCCCTGCTGCCGCAGTTCGGGCTTTGGATCCGTACGGCCTCACTGGGATTTGTGCCGCTCACGCAAGGGCGGCTGGAAGCTTCCTTGCCTTCGATCATGCTGGCTTCGCTGCTTTTCAACGCGGGCCTGGGAGTGCGCTTAAGCGACCTGAAGCAGTTGATTCATGGTCCGGGTCCGCTGCTGGCCGGACTTGTCGCGAATCTGACGCTGCCGGTCACCTATATTTTTGTTGTCAGCCAGGTCATGCGGCTTTGGCATAACTCGGAGGAAGTGCAGCATATTCTGGTCGGTCTGGCCCTGGTCGCTTCCATGCCGATCGCGGGCTCGTCCACCGCCTGGACACAGAACGCCAACGGCAATCTGGCGCTCAGCCTGGGGCTGGTTCTGTTTTCGACCATCCTGAGTCCTTTGGCGACTCCTTTGGTGCTGCATGCGGTGGGGCTCATGACGACCGGCGATTATTCGGAGGACCTGCACGAGCTGGCCAGCGGAGGCGTCGGTTCGTTTCTTGGCGTCTGGGTGATCTTGCCTTCGCTGGCAGGGATTGCGGCCAGACTGCTGGCGGGCGAGAATCGCATGGCGATCATTCGCCCTTACCTGAAATTAGTTAACTGGGCGGTGCTGCTGCTGCTCAATTATTCGAACGCTTCGCTGTCGCTCCCCAAAGCCGTGGCGGAACCGGACTTTGATTATCTGGCTGTCATGCTGGTGCTTGCATTGTCGCTGTGCGCCGTTGCATTCACGACCGGATGGGGCATCGCCCGGGTGCTGCGGACCGATCGGGATCAGCGGGTTTCGATGATGTTCGCCCTGGGGATGAACAACAACGGGGCCGGCCTGGTGCTGGCGAGCATCGCTTTGGCCGATCATCCGCAAGTCATGCTGCCGATTATCTTTTACAACCTGGTGCAGCACCTGGTGGCGGCCAGCGTGGACGCGTTGATGTTTCGAGACGTGGTGCAAGAGACGGACTGA
- a CDS encoding ABC transporter ATP-binding protein codes for MDDTNQPQQEASDAAPLLQALGLRRTGRGRVLLEDVSLSVRGGDRIALLGPSGSGKTLLLRALGMLDPLAAGEIHWRGQPVRGNEVPRFRSQVIYLHQRPALVEGAVEENLRQPYSLRAHADKRFQRDRIVAWLESLGRDASFLAKQQRDLSGGESQLAALLRAIQLDPILLLLDEPTATLDGLAAGQVETLVEAWLNDQPTTRATVWVTHDHEQARRVSTSVLHIREGKLS; via the coding sequence GTGGATGACACGAATCAACCGCAGCAGGAAGCGAGCGACGCCGCGCCCTTGCTGCAGGCGCTCGGACTGCGCCGGACCGGCAGGGGACGCGTCCTGCTGGAAGACGTATCGCTGTCCGTCCGGGGCGGCGACCGTATCGCGCTGCTGGGTCCTTCCGGTAGCGGCAAGACCTTGCTGCTGCGCGCGCTGGGGATGCTGGACCCGCTGGCCGCAGGGGAAATCCACTGGCGGGGACAGCCAGTGCGCGGCAACGAGGTTCCCAGGTTTCGCAGCCAGGTGATCTATCTGCATCAGCGTCCCGCGCTGGTGGAAGGCGCCGTGGAAGAGAACCTGCGGCAGCCGTACTCGCTGCGGGCGCATGCCGACAAACGCTTCCAGCGCGATCGCATCGTCGCCTGGCTGGAGTCGCTCGGGCGCGATGCGTCGTTCCTGGCGAAACAGCAACGCGACTTGTCGGGCGGAGAATCCCAGCTGGCCGCGCTGCTAAGGGCGATCCAGCTGGATCCGATTCTACTGCTGCTGGACGAACCGACCGCGACGCTCGATGGGCTGGCGGCCGGCCAGGTCGAAACGCTGGTCGAGGCCTGGCTGAATGATCAGCCAACGACGCGCGCAACCGTCTGGGTGACGCACGATCATGAGCAAGCCCGACGCGTATCGACATCGGTTCTGCACATTCGCGAAGGGAAGCTGTCCTGA
- a CDS encoding ABC transporter permease, with protein sequence MDHYVELSYWQVALAALLIVVNGTISVVLRLRMERLLFLASVRTVVQLLLVGFVLDWVFRWDRWYIVIGLACVMTLIAGLTAVNRNARRYPGVWLDTVLSVWASSWLVTAFALFAVLQGGEKWYQPQYAIPLLGMILGNTLTGVSVGLNTFTETLVARRDRVESLLALGATSWEAARSPIQHAVRTGMIPIINAMMVVGIVSLPGMMTGQLISGMDPLQAVKYQIVIMFFIASATSLGTVSVLSLSFLRLFSRDHQFLFETVSTPPPDR encoded by the coding sequence ATGGATCACTACGTCGAACTCAGTTACTGGCAAGTCGCGCTGGCGGCGCTGCTGATCGTGGTCAACGGGACGATCTCGGTCGTGCTGCGGCTGCGCATGGAACGGTTGCTGTTCCTGGCGAGCGTTCGCACGGTCGTTCAACTGCTGCTGGTGGGCTTTGTTCTGGACTGGGTTTTTCGCTGGGACCGCTGGTACATTGTCATCGGCCTGGCCTGCGTGATGACGCTCATCGCCGGCCTGACCGCCGTCAATCGGAACGCACGACGTTATCCGGGCGTCTGGCTGGATACGGTGCTTTCTGTCTGGGCCAGCTCCTGGCTGGTCACGGCGTTCGCCCTGTTCGCCGTGCTGCAGGGCGGGGAGAAGTGGTATCAGCCGCAGTACGCCATTCCGCTGTTAGGCATGATCCTCGGCAACACGCTGACCGGCGTTTCTGTCGGACTCAACACGTTTACCGAGACGCTGGTCGCCCGCCGCGACCGGGTCGAGTCCCTGCTTGCCCTGGGCGCGACCAGCTGGGAGGCGGCCCGTTCCCCGATCCAGCACGCCGTACGGACCGGCATGATTCCGATTATCAACGCAATGATGGTCGTCGGCATCGTCAGCCTGCCTGGCATGATGACCGGCCAACTTATTTCCGGGATGGATCCTCTGCAGGCCGTTAAATACCAAATTGTGATTATGTTTTTCATCGCCTCGGCGACGTCGCTGGGGACGGTCAGTGTTCTCTCCTTGAGCTTCCTGCGGCTCTTCAGTCGAGACCACCAGTTTCTCTTCGAGACGGTTTCGACGCCCCCTCCTGACCGCTGA